CGGCGACGAGCGGGATCTTCGCTTCGTTCGCGACCTTCACGAGCGCTTCGTACGCGGACACGACGTTGTTGTCGGTGTTCGTGTAGATCACGTCGACCTTGCCGATCAGGCTCTTCGCGGCCGGGCCGATGTCGACGGTACGCGGTGCGGCCGCTTCCTTCAGCGTCATGCCCTGCTTCGCGAGGATCTCCTTGAGCTCCTTCACGACGACGACCGAATTCGCCTCGCCCGGGTTGTAGACCATGCCGACCGTCTTCGCATTCGGCACGACGCGCTTGATCAGCGCGACCTGGCGATCGAGCGGCAGCTTGTCGGACACGCCCGTCACGTTGGTGCCCGACGGGCCCCAGCCCTTCACGAGCTGCGCGGCGACCGGATCGGTGACGCCCGAATAGACGACCGGCACGCTCTTCGTCGCGGCGACGACCGACTGCGCGGCCGGCGTCGCGATCGCGACGATCACATCGGGCTTGTCGCCGACGAACTTGCGCGCGATCTGCGCGGCCGTGCCCGTGTTGCCCTGTGCGCTCTGGTATTCCCACTTGAGCTTGTCGTCGCCGTAACCTTCCGCCTTCAGTTCGGCGCGCACGCCGTCGCGGATCGCATCGAGCGCCGGATGGTCGACGATCGACAGCACCTTGACGGTCTGTGCATGCGCGGCACCGGCCAGCGCGAGTGCGGCCACGCCGGCCGTGATCGAACGGATCGCGAAAGTCTTGAATCGCTTCATGGGTGAGTCTCCCCCGTATTGTGTCGGTTCTGGATGATGGATTCCCGCCGCCGTCGGGCGGGCGCCGCCGCGCGTGCGACACGCCGGCGATCGGCCCGCACACGCTCCGGGAAAGCGTGCAGCGGCGAACGCACGAGGATACCATTTCAGCAGACCACCGCCTGACTCCGCGCTTTCGCGCGGCACGCCGGATCGCGGCCCGCGCCGACGCCCGGCGACCGCGTGCAAGGCCCGCCCGGCGGCGGCTCCGGCCCGCGTCGGCCAACGCGTCAGCCGTGCTCGCGGCTTTACGTTATGCTGTCGGCCGACCCAATCCACTCCATCGGAGGGCAGATGAAACGGGGGATCCGAGCCATCGTATTCGCGGCCGTCGCGCTGGCGCTGCCGGGTGCGGCGTTCGCGCTGACCGACGGCAGCGCGCAATACGACGACTGCATGCTCAACGCGCTGCGCGAAAGCCGCAACGGCGCGGCGGCGCAACTGATCCAGCGCTCCTGCGACGCGCTGTATCGCAACAACGCGATGCTGCTGCCGCGCGAGCGGCGCTTTCACGAGTGCGTCGTGCAGTCACTGCCGGGCGTGCGCGACAACTATGCGATCCAGCAGATCATGTCGATCTGCTCGCGGCGCGGCGAGATGTGAACGGACACCGGACGCCGAACACCGCGCGCCAATGAAAAAGGGCCTGCGCGATGCAGGCCCTTTGCGTTCAGCGGTCCGACCGGTGTGCGGCGTTCAGAACGACGCGACCATCGAGCCCTTGAACTGCTTCTTGATGAACTCCCGCACTTCCGGCGACTGGTACGCCTTGACCAGCTTCTTCACCCACGGCTGATCCTTGTCCTTCGCGCGCACGGCGATCAGGTTCGCATACGGGCTCGTCAGCGCTTCGAGTGCGATCGCGTCCTTGGTCGGCTGCAGGTTCGCGGCCAGCGCATAGTTCGTGTTGATCACGGCTGCGTCGACGTCCGACAGCACGCGCGGCAGTTGCGCGGCGTCGAGTTCGGAGATCTTCAGCTTCTTCGGGTTCTCGGCGATGTCGAGCACCGTCGCGTTGTTGCCGCCCGTGCCGGCGCCCGCCTTCAGCTTGATCACGCCTTGCGTCTGCAGCAGCAGCAGCGCGCGGTTCTCGTTCGACGGATCGTTCGGCACCGCGAGCTTCGCGCCTTGCGGCAGGTCCTTCAGCGCCTTGAACTTCTTCGAGTACACGCCCATCGGCGAGATGTAGGTCAGGCCGGCGCTGACGATCTTGTAGCCGCGCTGCTTCACCTGGCTGTCGAGGTAGGGCTGGTGCTGGAAGCTGTTCGCGTCGAGGTCGCCCGAGTCGAGCGCCGCGTTCGGCTGCACGTAGTCGTTGAACTCGATGACCTTCACGTTCAGGCCTTCCTTCTCCTTCGCGACCTTCTGCACGAGCTGCCACACTTCCGAATCCGGGCCGGCGACCGTGCCGACCTTGATCACCTTGTCTTCGGCGTGCGCGCCTGCCGACAGCGTCAGCGCTGCGCCGGTGGCCAGCACGGAAAATACCTTCAGGAGACTGCGACGCTTCATCTGTTTCTCGCTTTCTTGCTTACTGGAAATGGGGCGCGATACGGGTAAGCCCCGACTCGCAGGAAGGGGCAAATGGTGTCACAGGATCGGCGGGAAGTGAAATACATCCCGCTCATATGGGTATGCACCGCAGCGGTGCCGGCGGCCGTCGCGCGACCTGGCCGTTAGTTGCGTTTAAAACGTGTCGCGCGTCGGCCGGCACGCGTCACATCACCACCGCCCTGTCGGCCGCCTTCGTGCCGAACGCGGGTTCGGCCACCCGCTCGCCGGCCCGGCGCGACGCCAGCCCGCCCGCGTCACTGACGCGGAACGCGCCGATCGCATCGCGCAGCCGCGCGGCCTGTTCCTGCAGCGACGCGGCCGCCGCGGCAGCCTCCTCGACGAGCGCCGCGTTCTGCTGCGTCACCTGGTCCATCTGCGTGACCGCGCGCCCGACCTGCGTGATGCCGCTCGCCTGCTCCTCGGACGCGGCCGCGATCTCGCCCATGATGTCGGTCACGCGCGCGACGGCCTGCAGGATCTCGCCCATCGTCGTGCCGGCCTGGCCGACCAGTGTCGACCCGTTGCGCACGCGCTCGACCGAGTCGACGATCAGCTCGCGGATCTCCTTCGCGGCCGTCGCGCTGCGCTGCGCAAGCGAGCGCACTTCGCCCGCGACCACCGCGAACCCGCGGCCCTGCTCGCCCGCGCGCGCGGCTTCGACCGCCGCGTTCAGCGCGAGGATGTTGGTCTGGAAGGCGATACCCTCGATTACACCGATGATGTCGGCGATCTTG
The DNA window shown above is from Burkholderia cepacia and carries:
- a CDS encoding ABC transporter substrate-binding protein, coding for MKRFKTFAIRSITAGVAALALAGAAHAQTVKVLSIVDHPALDAIRDGVRAELKAEGYGDDKLKWEYQSAQGNTGTAAQIARKFVGDKPDVIVAIATPAAQSVVAATKSVPVVYSGVTDPVAAQLVKGWGPSGTNVTGVSDKLPLDRQVALIKRVVPNAKTVGMVYNPGEANSVVVVKELKEILAKQGMTLKEAAAPRTVDIGPAAKSLIGKVDVIYTNTDNNVVSAYEALVKVANEAKIPLVAGDTDSVKRGGIAALGINYGDLGRQTGKVVARILKGEKPGAIASETSSNLELFANTGAAAKQGVTLSPDLLKDAKTVIK
- a CDS encoding VF_A0006 family four-cysteine protein is translated as MKRGIRAIVFAAVALALPGAAFALTDGSAQYDDCMLNALRESRNGAAAQLIQRSCDALYRNNAMLLPRERRFHECVVQSLPGVRDNYAIQQIMSICSRRGEM
- a CDS encoding MetQ/NlpA family ABC transporter substrate-binding protein; this translates as MKRRSLLKVFSVLATGAALTLSAGAHAEDKVIKVGTVAGPDSEVWQLVQKVAKEKEGLNVKVIEFNDYVQPNAALDSGDLDANSFQHQPYLDSQVKQRGYKIVSAGLTYISPMGVYSKKFKALKDLPQGAKLAVPNDPSNENRALLLLQTQGVIKLKAGAGTGGNNATVLDIAENPKKLKISELDAAQLPRVLSDVDAAVINTNYALAANLQPTKDAIALEALTSPYANLIAVRAKDKDQPWVKKLVKAYQSPEVREFIKKQFKGSMVASF